A single genomic interval of Acidobacteriota bacterium harbors:
- a CDS encoding oligosaccharide flippase family protein has translation MDIDSGLPASPPPADPMGPVSLGKRFVRGAAWSLAGTVAAQGLALLASVVVARLLGREEFGRFDVVNGTVLMLGVFAGMGFGLTATKFVAQCRTSDPERAGRILGLSLAFTAVGGGVAALLLVLFARPLAGQVLNAPALELPLRLAAALLFFTALGGMLNGALAGFEAFRAVAGVNVLRGVLIFPLMLACAWQWGLPGAVLAQTLTSLAWCAAAGAALNRHRRPYGIRVRCRGLRVELPVLWSYSFPALLGGVLVTPFLWLASALLANRPGGYSDLGLLGAANQWRNVLMLLPTIFTNVTLPIIASGLETEGSPDTERVMEISQGLAILSVVPAVVALVFGSDLILRCYGRDFTGGVPLFALMTAGVGIAGIGNAGNAAIQAHGRMWMAVLMNLSWSAVYMAVVVALVGPWGGLALASGFLAAYAVLVAWGYFYIHRSGLVSRGMLNRTLGASAFLVAVTVPSAFIPTDWRLILLVPVLAVAVALSYKVWIDPGLREKIRERFR, from the coding sequence GTGGACATTGACAGCGGGCTCCCCGCCTCGCCCCCGCCCGCGGACCCGATGGGCCCGGTGTCCCTGGGGAAGCGCTTCGTCCGGGGCGCGGCATGGTCCCTGGCGGGTACCGTGGCCGCCCAGGGGCTCGCCCTGCTGGCCTCGGTGGTGGTGGCGCGCCTGTTGGGGAGGGAGGAGTTCGGGCGTTTCGACGTGGTGAACGGGACCGTCCTGATGCTGGGCGTCTTCGCGGGGATGGGCTTCGGGCTGACCGCCACCAAGTTCGTGGCCCAGTGCCGCACCTCCGACCCGGAGCGTGCCGGGCGCATCCTCGGGCTCTCGCTGGCCTTCACCGCCGTTGGGGGAGGTGTCGCCGCCCTCCTCCTCGTGCTCTTCGCCCGCCCCCTCGCCGGCCAGGTCCTCAACGCCCCGGCGCTGGAACTTCCGTTGAGGCTGGCGGCGGCCCTGCTGTTCTTCACCGCCCTCGGCGGCATGCTCAACGGGGCCCTGGCAGGGTTCGAGGCGTTCCGCGCCGTGGCCGGGGTGAACGTTCTCCGCGGGGTGCTCATTTTTCCCCTGATGCTGGCCTGCGCCTGGCAGTGGGGGTTGCCGGGGGCGGTCCTGGCCCAGACGCTGACGTCCCTGGCCTGGTGCGCAGCGGCCGGTGCGGCCCTGAACCGCCATCGGAGGCCTTACGGGATCCGGGTCCGGTGCCGCGGCCTGCGCGTCGAACTCCCGGTCCTCTGGAGCTACTCGTTTCCGGCGCTGCTGGGCGGGGTGCTCGTCACCCCCTTCCTCTGGCTGGCCAGCGCGCTCCTGGCGAACCGGCCCGGCGGCTACTCCGATCTCGGCCTGCTGGGCGCCGCCAACCAGTGGCGGAACGTCCTGATGCTGCTCCCCACCATCTTCACGAACGTCACCCTCCCCATCATCGCCTCAGGCCTCGAAACGGAGGGGAGCCCCGACACCGAACGGGTCATGGAGATCTCGCAGGGCCTGGCCATCCTGTCGGTGGTGCCCGCGGTGGTCGCCCTGGTGTTCGGCTCGGACTTGATCCTCCGATGCTACGGGCGCGACTTCACCGGCGGGGTGCCGCTCTTCGCCCTGATGACGGCGGGCGTGGGGATCGCCGGCATCGGAAACGCCGGGAACGCGGCGATCCAGGCCCACGGCCGGATGTGGATGGCCGTCCTGATGAACCTCTCGTGGTCCGCGGTGTACATGGCCGTCGTGGTGGCCCTCGTCGGCCCCTGGGGCGGGTTGGCCCTGGCGTCGGGGTTCCTGGCCGCCTACGCCGTCCTGGTGGCCTGGGGCTATTTCTACATCCACCGCAGCGGGCTCGTCTCCCGGGGGATGCTGAACCGGACCCTCGGGGCTTCGGCTTTCCTTGTCGCGGTGACGGTCCCCTCGGCCTTCATCCCGACCGACTGGCGTTTGATCCTGCTGGTCCCGGTCCTGGCCGTGGCGGTGGCCCTGTCCTACAAGGTCTGGATCGACCCCGGCCTGAGAGAGAAAATCCGGGAGCGATTCCG
- a CDS encoding glycosyltransferase → MTGNTGNSGTEAAPRISVVLPVHNGARYLAEAVGSVRAQTFPGWELILVDDASDDDTPAIAAGVAAEDPRIRVLRNAVNRRLPGSLNAGFDLARGAYFTWTSDDNRYHPGALATMAAVLDRHPDTRVVYAACDLIDDLGRKTGVWRAKAPRWILCHNVVKACFLYRAGLHTELGGYDESRFLMEDWDFWIRAARVARFRRIRRRLYDYRLHGGSLTSTRLRDVVRAQFEVVGKALSESPGVTPRVAARSRLFLAMGAWRIGDPAEAARQVSAVRPVSRFWHRVVEAAFLAYRVKKRLGGFSGH, encoded by the coding sequence ATGACGGGGAACACAGGGAACAGCGGGACGGAGGCTGCACCGAGGATCTCGGTGGTCCTTCCCGTCCACAACGGGGCGCGTTACCTCGCCGAGGCGGTGGGGAGCGTTCGGGCGCAGACCTTCCCCGGCTGGGAGCTGATCCTGGTGGACGATGCCTCCGACGACGACACGCCGGCGATCGCCGCCGGTGTTGCTGCGGAGGACCCCCGGATCCGGGTCCTCCGCAACGCCGTCAACCGGAGGTTGCCGGGTTCGCTGAACGCCGGCTTCGACCTGGCCCGGGGCGCTTACTTCACCTGGACCTCCGACGACAACCGGTATCACCCTGGCGCCCTGGCGACGATGGCGGCGGTCCTCGACCGGCACCCTGACACCCGGGTGGTCTACGCGGCCTGTGACCTGATCGACGACCTGGGGCGAAAGACGGGGGTCTGGCGGGCGAAGGCGCCCCGCTGGATCCTCTGCCACAACGTGGTGAAGGCGTGCTTCCTCTACCGTGCCGGGTTGCACACCGAACTCGGCGGGTACGACGAGAGCCGCTTCCTGATGGAAGACTGGGACTTCTGGATCCGGGCCGCCCGGGTCGCCCGGTTTCGACGCATCCGCCGCCGGCTCTATGATTACCGTCTGCACGGCGGAAGCCTCACCTCCACCCGCCTGCGGGACGTCGTCAGGGCCCAGTTCGAAGTCGTGGGGAAAGCCCTGTCGGAGAGCCCCGGGGTGACGCCCCGCGTGGCGGCCCGGTCGCGGTTGTTCCTGGCCATGGGGGCTTGGCGGATCGGTGACCCGGCGGAGGCCGCGCGGCAGGTGTCGGCGGTGCGGCCGGTCTCCCGTTTCTGGCACCGGGTGGTGGAGGCGGCCTTCCTGGCCTATCGGGTGAAGAAGCGCCTGGGAGGGTTCAGTGGACATTGA
- the nrfH gene encoding cytochrome c nitrite reductase small subunit, with amino-acid sequence MAFRRLRSWIGLLLPPPAWRLPVALLAAIGLGLGMVTFHVSRATSYLSDDPTACINCHIMIPQYATWSHGAHGRVTVCNDCHVPQNNVFRKYWFKANDGLRHSWKFTFRLEPPVIRTIEESRAVIQENCIRCHGPMVRRVYLENPAYEKVHDTQTRRCWECHRETPHGRVNSLAAAPYARAPGLSPILPTWIETFFRQKAAP; translated from the coding sequence ATGGCGTTTCGTCGGTTGAGATCGTGGATCGGGCTGTTGCTGCCCCCTCCCGCGTGGCGGCTCCCCGTCGCCCTGCTGGCCGCGATCGGGCTCGGGCTCGGGATGGTGACCTTCCACGTCTCGCGAGCCACGTCCTACCTCTCGGACGACCCCACGGCGTGCATCAACTGCCACATCATGATCCCCCAGTACGCCACCTGGTCGCACGGGGCCCACGGCCGGGTGACCGTCTGCAACGACTGCCACGTCCCCCAGAACAACGTTTTCCGTAAATACTGGTTCAAGGCCAACGACGGTCTCCGACACTCCTGGAAGTTCACCTTCCGGCTGGAGCCGCCGGTGATCCGCACCATCGAGGAGAGCCGGGCGGTGATCCAGGAAAACTGCATCCGGTGCCACGGCCCCATGGTCCGCCGGGTCTATCTGGAGAACCCGGCCTACGAAAAGGTGCACGACACCCAGACCCGGCGGTGCTGGGAGTGCCACCGGGAGACGCCCCACGGACGGGTGAACAGCCTGGCCGCGGCACCCTATGCCCGCGCTCCCGGTCTCTCCCCGATCCTCCCGACGTGGATCGAGACCTTCTTCCGCCAAAAGGCCGCCCCTTGA